AAGAAATTGATATCTCAGAAGTGATGGAGATAAAAACGCTCACTTTCGATATGGTTGACCGGATCAGAGAATCCAATACAATCCTAGTCAAAGAAAGATTTGCAGTAATAGATCTTTCCACCGGTGGTTTGAGAGTGAAGATAAATCATCCGGATCTAAACAGCGAGCTACCTAGAAGAAAAGGATTCACGTTCGATATATTTTTCAAAATGCAATCTCCGATCACTGCATATGGAGTTGTTCGTTCCGTTGCAAGAGATACGGACGGGAATTTGTATGTAGGACTTTCTTTGGAAGGAAATTCTGCGAGACCTGGAGAGAAAAAACGTTTTATAGACAATGTAAATCGTATGCTTTCAGATTCAGGTGTAAAAGTTGGCTAAAAAAGAAATCAAACCTTAAGCAACAGTTGATAGAAATTAAGGAAAATCCCACATCCTAACATCTACAAATAGAACATTTCCTTCTTCCATTCTTTTGGAATAAGTGACTAAGAGTAGATGACTTTCCAGATCGTAATATGGATTACTTGCGATCCAACCGCCGGAAGAGTCTTTTGCATTTTTGTAAAATTGCTCCAAGAAATATGGTCTCCAACTCCAATTCCTTCCCACAAAGGAATCGTCTTCTAACATGCCAGAATCGGAGATCCCTGAATAGTTGGGAGAAAGTTGCCTTCCCTCATGATTGGTTACGTATATTCTAAAAACAGATTTTTCTAAAAGGTAAGAATTTCTTAATTTAATGGTCGCAATACCATCCGAATTGATCACTTCAATGCCGGAAGATTCCAATCGATCTTCCAGTTCCTTTTCCTTTTTAATCCTTCGTAATAGTTGGTATTTTTTATAATTAAAGAATAATTCATGAAGTTGGGAGAATCGGATGCTTAAACCGTTAATGTCCAGCAACTCTGGAGTCGGCTCTGCAAAATAAAAACCTTGTAAAAACCTGGCTCCATAAGTGAGAGCATTGTACAATTCGGTCTCGGTTTCCAAACCTTCGAATAAAAGGGAACAGCCTAAACTTTCGGCAAGTCTGGACAAAGTGAATAAGATCTCCTGAAAATTTCTAGAGGCCACCGAGCTACGGATGAGTCCCAAATCCACTTTGATAATATCGGGATGTAAAGCGCCGATCCGATCCAGGTTAGAAGACTTGGATCCCAGGTCGTCTATCGCCACTAAAAATCCCGATCGTTTGTATAGATTGATCAAAGGTTTTAGCTGGTCGATCTCTCCGGAAAAATGTTCTTCTACAATTTCAATCACAATCCGTTTCGGATCTAAACCGGAACTTTTTGCGATTTGTAAAGTATAAGGTTCTTCGTCCGTTTTGGAGGAAAGATAATCCTGCATGAAAGAAGGAGAAATATTCAGGAAAAGTTTTGCTTTAGGATCGATGCCTGGAGCATTACTGATCTTCTCCACCGCTTTTTTGCGAATGGTTCTATCTATTTCTAGTTTAAGATTTTTGAATTCTATTCTTTCAGAGACGGAAAAAGAATGAGGAATATCGGCTAAAAAGAAGGGCCCAAGGCTATGTACAATACCCTCCCTGTCTTTAAAACGGGCGAGAGCTTCGTAACCAAAGATAGAGTCTTTTTCAACAGACAAAATGGGCTGGAAGTACGGAACGATCTCACCTTCGGAAAACCATTCCCGCCATTTGGATGCATTCCAAGAAGCTCTTCCTTCACTCATTCTTAACAATAAAATGAAAACCCTGCAAGAAGGATCAAGAATTTAAAATCAAAAGTTCAGATCTGAAGATAAAAGAAGAATGAGGGCTACTGAAATTAGTAACCGACTCCTAGTCCACAACCGAAACCTTCAGGAATACCCACCCACGGAGTTCTAGGCTCGGAATTTCGGATCAAATTTCTATTCCCGCCTAAGTTTTCTCGGAGAATTTCCATAAATCTCTCTTTTGTGAAAAGGTCTTCCGATTCGGTTAACAATTTCAATCGATCATAGTATACTTTCAGATCCGGATCTTGGATCTTGTTTTGTCCGGAGGAAACAGATTCCAAGTATCCTAAAGGAATATTTCGAGTAAAATGCCCTACTCTCCAATTAGAAACTGATTTCAATTTACTTAATAAAGGGTCTGTTAAAGCGTTTGAGTCCACAATCTTACGATCTTGTCCCGCAAAATAACCGTAAAAGCCTACGTTGATCGTGGCGCAGGCCTTATCAGGTTCGTTAGGAGCCTTTTTAAACTTTCTACCGGCTTCTGCCCAGCCATGAGTTGGGAATTCCCGGAATTGGACGGAACGCAGAAAGTTCGTGCTTCTAAAATAAGCACCTTTTTCGTCCTGGATCTCTCCGTCATTTCTAAGTCTTGTATAGTCTTTTGTAATATACAAATAAGAGTTTTGGTTTAACAAGAATAAGGCGACAAAAAATAGAACGCCCACTCTAGGAAGATATGAGGGTGAAAGCTCCGAAAGTAAGAACACGCAGGCCACAAAAGGAAGAGCAAAAAATCTTCCCGACATAAAATCCCCGCCTATGGAGCAAACATATAGAATATAAAGCCCAATGCCGGAAGAAAGAGCAGCCTCCAAAAACTTCTTTTTCCAGATGAAATAAGGTAAAAGTAAAATCGCAATGGCAATCGCAACCGAAGTAAAAAGATCCCAGCGAAAACTATTTTCCAAATAGTCCAGACCATAAGGCCAAAGATGAGAAACGGTAAGATCCGTGTTCAATTTTGCATATGCGGTATTCGGGAACAGATATCCGTAATATACCAATGAAAATCCAGACCAGAGAAGAATAGGTAGAAGTCCCAAAACTGCTGCACCTATGAATCTACCCCAAGATTTTCTCTCTTTTACAGGTTTGTACAGGTATAAAAGAAATGGGAGTCCAAAAAGAATCGTGTCCTGTCTGTTCAGATAAGATAAGGAAAGATAAAAAAAGAAAAGAAGAAGGTCCTGCAAATCGCATCGTTTCTCCAGATCGAAGGCCTTATTTAAAAACAAAACTATAAGCAGAAAAGACAGAGGGTTTTCCAAACCGGAACTAGAAAAATCCACGAACGCCCTGGAAGTGAGTAATACCAAAAGAATCCAAGAGGCCGAAAGATAGCCTTCTTTTTTTTCAAAGCGAGAAATGAGAAGATAAGAAGTCGCACCAACACAAATCCAGGAAAGAATTAAAGAAGAATAATATACTGGAATCTTCCAAAAGGAAAGAAAGATCAGACCGAATAACCAAAGAGGATGAGTATAAGCCTGGACTCTTTCATAAGTATTCCATCTCAAGCCCTGCCCATTTAAAAAATTCTCCACAGTCCTAAAACTGATATAAGCATCTTCTGTTACCCAGGAGTTCACGATCATCACATAAGCAAATAAAATACAGGAGATCGGAAAAAAGAATTTAGGAAGAGGCTTTTGGAAGAAGGATCGGATCTTTTCTAAAAGAGGAACCACTTCTTCCAAAGAAACATTCGGAATCTAAGTGTCATTCAGAATTCGGACGCTAAAGAATGGTCCAAAACTTTCTTTGGGGATTTCTTCTTGACCCTGGATTTTCCCGAGGCTTCTTAGCAGAATGTTGAATCGTCTTCTTTTCCGGGTCTCTTCCTTTACCGGCAAGTCTTCAGGCTTTCTGATTTTTGGAACGGTATTCTTGTCCATATTTCTGGCATGGCAATACCAAACAGGGATCCGGGTCGGGGATGGAGCGATCAAGCAGCAACAACTTGCAGACCTTCTACAAAACGGTTTTCCGGATTTTTCCTGTAGATACTCCGGAAAAGAAATAGATCCAGAATTTAGATTTTTGCCTTTGGATCTCAAAAAAGGGTCCACCATGACCCATGTTTATAAAGGAAAATGTTATTATGTTTTTCCTTTTTATTATACAGCGATCCAGTATCCCTTCGCTTATTTTTTCGGAAGATTCGGAAGTTTCTTCTTATCTTTAATCTTTGGAGTTTTAACTTTAAGAGCATTGTTCCAAATTGGCGAACTACTAGGACTGAAGGAAAAATCTAAGTTTTTCTTTTTGATCTTACTACTCTTAGGTTCCGCATTCAGTTTATTCTCCACGGACCTTTCCGAAACGGTTTTAGCAATCTACGGAGTGACCCAAGGGATCTATTTTTTACTCAAAGAAGAAGGATCTTCCAGATCCACGGACCTAGTATTTGCAGGCGGATTTTTCGGATTTGCGGCATTCTTTCGACAAGAAACGATCTTATTGGCAGCCAGTCTCTCCTTAGTTTATGCTTTTAGAATATTCAGAAATCCAAAAACAGCCTTGTTTCCATTTACTTTTGGGACTTTTTTGATCCTCCAAGCTGTGATCAATTATTCTGTGGTTGGACATCCTTTAGGCTCCAGAGGATATCTGCAAGAATCCTCTTCTTATGAATTCGTTTCTCAGATCTATTACCTAGGTCAATTGGTGTTTTTAGGGAATGGTTCTTTGGGATTATTGGGAGCCTATCCTGCCTTAGCGTTTATCGTTTTATGGAGACCAAAATCGGATCCTTTAACTCGGACCTTATACGGATTAGGGATATTTATACTCCTCTCAGGTTTTTTGACTTCTACCAGATTTTGGCAAGGAGTATTATTCGGGCCTAGGTTCTTAATGACCATTCTCCCCTTTTTACTTTTGTTCCTATTTTCCATCTTAGAAAAAAATTGGGAGAAGCTTAGTAAACCATTCCAGATTACAGCCATCCTTCTTCTTTCTTACTCTATCGTAGGTGGAATCGTATTCGACAGGTTATATTACAAATTTACGAAGTCGGTCGTGACTGAGCAAAGAGAACTCAGCGATCACACTTCCAAAACTGTGATCTACAGAAAAGGTTCCGTATTCTTACCTCCCAATTCGTTCAGAGAAGAAAGAGAAGTATACGAAATCGATTCAGCTGAATCCTTTGATGTACTTTTAGAAAAATTGTATGGGCTCGGAAGGACCCAAGTAACTGTAGTCGGCTTTAAGGATTCTTATCCGAAAGAAATTTTGGTCCCTAAATCGGAACATTTTGAATTTAAGAACAGGACATTCTACCAAAGTCCGTCGATTAATATGGAGACTTTAGAGTTTTCTAAAATAGCAAAGTGATATTAATCAAATCTCTTGCCGTGTAGGAACTCCAACACGGCATTAGAGTTAAATGCACTCGATGGTAGAATTCCTCTACACCATTTCACTCATCATCACCTCGCGCGCAGGAGTTCCTGCACGCGGCTCAATAGTGAGGTTTTATTTTCCCCAGACCCTTCTAAACAAATCCGACTCTAATAGATTTTTCGGATCTAGTTTCTTTTTCATGGCCCTGAACTTTTCCAGGTTCTGTTTAGGCATGGATCTTCTGTAAACTTCGGGACGAAGAGTGCTATCTTTTGCAAAATAGAATCTTCCTCCATTCTTCACTACGATCTCATCCAGTTCTTTAGCAAGTTCCCAAAGTTTCGTTTTATTTCCTTTGGTGACTGGAAAGTCCATAGCCATCGAATAACCGTCTACTGCATGAGTGAGTAAAAACTTGTCAGGTCTATGCTTCTTAAAGACTGCAAGCCAGTTCACGATCCCTCTTTTTTGGCAAATACTAAGGATCTCTTCGAAACCTTTCACTGCGTTCTCTTTCGGAATAAAACTTTGGTATTGGATCATCGCACCAGGCTTGTACATAAATTTCCAATTCGGAACATAGTCCAAAAGAAAAGCGTATTCCGCATGTCCTTGCTGATAAGGTTTATTATTGTTTAAAAATCCGGAGATCCATTTTCCGAAGTTCACAAATCTCATTCCAAGTTTATTGCTGAAAGGATACATGAACAACCACATCCAAGACTTAGGAATGATCCCTAAGAATGTGCTTGGCAAAATTTGGTTTTCCAATTTGCAATTTTCAGGAAACCCAGGATCCTCTCCCGCTTTTAGATGGACTGCTTTGTGGATCTGGCCTCTTCCCAGGGCTTTTCCGGAAGCAAATGAATCCACCCAACCAACTAAATAGTCGGATTGTTTATATTCTCTTTCGAAATAATCGTACATCTCTTGGAGGTTTGCGGTATTCACCGGCCAAACCTTCATCTTGCCAGAGTAGATTTTTTTCAGTTTGATCGTAACCGTTAAAAATGCTCCGAGCATTCCGAAACCGGAAATCGCGGAATAAAATATATCCGAATTCTTTTTGGGGGTACAAACGGATTCTTTTCCGTCAGGACTTAAAAATGTAAATTCTTGGATATGATCTCCGATTGGCCCAACAGCAAAGTTATTCTTTCCATGAATATTCATAGAAAGCGCTCCGCCTAAAGTTGGGAACATTGTTCCACTTACAACGGGAGGCCAATATCCTCTTTCGATCCCGAACTCCCAAAGTTGTTTAATGGTAACTCCGGACTCAGCGACCAAGATCCCTGTTTTAGGATCAAAGGACAAGATCTTGTTAAAATTACGAATATCTACTACGATCCCTTTCTCGTTTGTAGCTGCATCGCCATAACTGCAGCCACCACCTCTAAATGCGACCTTTGTGTTCGTATCTCTTGCATAAGAGAATAGATCTTTAAAGTCCTGGATGGATGTAGGTAAAAAAACCTTACTATTGGAGAAATGGTTCATCCCCCATGCTTCCACCTTTTGGACAGGACTTAAACGGGACTCGAACTCTTTCAGATCGAAGCCTGCTTTTTTAGCTTTGGGAGATGTCTTTTTTTTAACGGTCTTTTTCTTAGAGGCAGTTGCCATTTTTAGATCACCTTTTCCTTAAACGGAAAGTCTTCTGAAAATAAAAGAAGGGATAAGTCGAATGATCAAAGAGACCAAGGCCCAACGAGCAGGCACGTAGAAGTTCTCTTTTCCCGCATTCACTTTTTCTAATATGACTTGTGCAGCTTCTTTAGCAGTGATGAGCCACATAAGACCGGGCAGACCTTCCGTCATTGGAGTTTGGATCATACCAGGTTTTACTGTTACAACTTGAACACCTTTCACCGCTAAACGATTACGTAAAGCTTCTAGGTAAGTGGACATTCCCGCTTTAGATGCGTTATAAACCGGATTTCCTCTACGGCCTCTGTCACCTGCGATGGAAGAGATACCAATAATTTTGCCGGCCTTCTTCTCTTGGAAATATGTAGCTGCGGAATCCAACCAAGCCACACAACCTAAAAGATTCACTTCTAACATTTCTAAGTCTTTATCGACTGGAAATTCGTCTGCTCCTACTCTATGCATCACACCGGAAGCGTAATAAATTTCGTCCAAGCCGCCTAAAGCTTTTACAGCCTTAGCAAATTCTCCCGGGACCTTTGAGTATTCCGTTACGTCATGTTTGACGAATAAGTTTTTACCTTTGGAGGAAGAAGGAAGTTTTTTCAGTTCCTTCTCTCTTCTTGCAAAGGCAGCGACCTGATGTCCCTGTTCGATCAATTGAGATGCAATTTCTTT
Above is a genomic segment from Leptospira johnsonii containing:
- a CDS encoding FAD-binding oxidoreductase, whose product is MATASKKKTVKKKTSPKAKKAGFDLKEFESRLSPVQKVEAWGMNHFSNSKVFLPTSIQDFKDLFSYARDTNTKVAFRGGGCSYGDAATNEKGIVVDIRNFNKILSFDPKTGILVAESGVTIKQLWEFGIERGYWPPVVSGTMFPTLGGALSMNIHGKNNFAVGPIGDHIQEFTFLSPDGKESVCTPKKNSDIFYSAISGFGMLGAFLTVTIKLKKIYSGKMKVWPVNTANLQEMYDYFEREYKQSDYLVGWVDSFASGKALGRGQIHKAVHLKAGEDPGFPENCKLENQILPSTFLGIIPKSWMWLFMYPFSNKLGMRFVNFGKWISGFLNNNKPYQQGHAEYAFLLDYVPNWKFMYKPGAMIQYQSFIPKENAVKGFEEILSICQKRGIVNWLAVFKKHRPDKFLLTHAVDGYSMAMDFPVTKGNKTKLWELAKELDEIVVKNGGRFYFAKDSTLRPEVYRRSMPKQNLEKFRAMKKKLDPKNLLESDLFRRVWGK
- a CDS encoding SDR family NAD(P)-dependent oxidoreductase, coding for MAKKIIVVGASSGIGKEIASQLIEQGHQVAAFARREKELKKLPSSSKGKNLFVKHDVTEYSKVPGEFAKAVKALGGLDEIYYASGVMHRVGADEFPVDKDLEMLEVNLLGCVAWLDSAATYFQEKKAGKIIGISSIAGDRGRRGNPVYNASKAGMSTYLEALRNRLAVKGVQVVTVKPGMIQTPMTEGLPGLMWLITAKEAAQVILEKVNAGKENFYVPARWALVSLIIRLIPSFIFRRLSV
- a CDS encoding EAL domain-containing protein codes for the protein MSEGRASWNASKWREWFSEGEIVPYFQPILSVEKDSIFGYEALARFKDREGIVHSLGPFFLADIPHSFSVSERIEFKNLKLEIDRTIRKKAVEKISNAPGIDPKAKLFLNISPSFMQDYLSSKTDEEPYTLQIAKSSGLDPKRIVIEIVEEHFSGEIDQLKPLINLYKRSGFLVAIDDLGSKSSNLDRIGALHPDIIKVDLGLIRSSVASRNFQEILFTLSRLAESLGCSLLFEGLETETELYNALTYGARFLQGFYFAEPTPELLDINGLSIRFSQLHELFFNYKKYQLLRRIKKEKELEDRLESSGIEVINSDGIATIKLRNSYLLEKSVFRIYVTNHEGRQLSPNYSGISDSGMLEDDSFVGRNWSWRPYFLEQFYKNAKDSSGGWIASNPYYDLESHLLLVTYSKRMEEGNVLFVDVRMWDFP
- a CDS encoding LA_3751/LA_3752 family putative glycosyltransferase, giving the protein MLNRLLFRVSSFTGKSSGFLIFGTVFLSIFLAWQYQTGIRVGDGAIKQQQLADLLQNGFPDFSCRYSGKEIDPEFRFLPLDLKKGSTMTHVYKGKCYYVFPFYYTAIQYPFAYFFGRFGSFFLSLIFGVLTLRALFQIGELLGLKEKSKFFFLILLLLGSAFSLFSTDLSETVLAIYGVTQGIYFLLKEEGSSRSTDLVFAGGFFGFAAFFRQETILLAASLSLVYAFRIFRNPKTALFPFTFGTFLILQAVINYSVVGHPLGSRGYLQESSSYEFVSQIYYLGQLVFLGNGSLGLLGAYPALAFIVLWRPKSDPLTRTLYGLGIFILLSGFLTSTRFWQGVLFGPRFLMTILPFLLLFLFSILEKNWEKLSKPFQITAILLLSYSIVGGIVFDRLYYKFTKSVVTEQRELSDHTSKTVIYRKGSVFLPPNSFREEREVYEIDSAESFDVLLEKLYGLGRTQVTVVGFKDSYPKEILVPKSEHFEFKNRTFYQSPSINMETLEFSKIAK